A window of the Candidatus Amarolinea dominans genome harbors these coding sequences:
- a CDS encoding M4 family metallopeptidase, with protein MAHKSMYRAITLIAAISLLLGLVSSALAIPLPEARPVSNNSLNALLNATTLATPASTAAPVLDPAGVARLTADAGGNVEISYARPTGAVRFMRLADGQTLPGVEGAGSATAKADAYFALYGSVFGITNAGAELSLTQQQTDVYGFAHLTFDQVYQGVPVFAGRLHVHFDGSGRLSTVNGYFIPAINVSATPTLTADRAGNIAVTTVGAADVTAANQTLRIFRTGMAEGVVGVSHLVYEVEVSNGRDVREFVYVDAHTGKIVDRISAIHESLSRNVYDGGYTPGQLVWQEGDPYPYVGPNAADINNLIDGTGESYNLFWNAFGRDSYDALGHVMETVNDDPGISCPNANWNGTTTNYCTGVTGDDTVAHEWGHAYTEYTHNLIYMWQPGALNESYSDIWGEVVDLINGRGTDTPGGPRSADACSLYSTPPPMLTVNSPAGIAGDYPAGSAAFGPPLTIAGLTGNVVLVDDGVGGGIPPASASTDGCEPLINGAAVAGNIALIDRGFCAFTIKVKNAQDAGAIGAIIANHITGGDAPFGMAGSDPTIVIPSLSIGYSNGNLIKAQLGTGVNVTLHLGSGAAPDDSYRWLSGEDDPAFGESIRDMWSPNCYSDPGRVTDAYYQCGSTDGGGVHTNSGVPNHTFALIVDGGTYNGQTVMGIGLTKAAHIYWRAQAFYQGPASDFADHADSILAACNDLRGIDLPDLTTGLPSGQILTAGNCHQVDFASLATELSTPPTQCNFQPLLNPNAPALCSAGQVVSDIFMEDFEAGLGSWTLTNQGVFSGWQPHDWEADNTLPGGRAGAGAFGVDPLNGNCDGGNGDVSGVIRMESPAFIIPPGALPEIAFDHYIASELSWDGGNAEASVNGGAYALIPASAFTFNAYNMTLTAASGGNTNPLAGQEAFSGTDGGAVSGSWGQSQIDLGYLNLAPGDSVRLRFDFGNDGCAGVDGWYVDDLRVFTCTNPTAVSLSELNTPTRPATWPWVLVVGVMAAAAGAFALRRRASRSQM; from the coding sequence ATGGCTCACAAGTCCATGTATCGCGCCATCACGCTGATCGCGGCCATCTCTTTGCTCTTAGGCCTGGTCAGCAGCGCCCTGGCTATTCCGTTGCCAGAAGCTCGTCCCGTGTCCAACAACAGCTTGAATGCCCTGCTGAATGCCACAACCCTCGCGACGCCAGCCTCAACCGCAGCGCCCGTGCTCGACCCCGCCGGCGTGGCGCGGCTCACTGCCGATGCCGGCGGCAATGTTGAAATCAGCTATGCCCGTCCCACGGGCGCCGTCCGCTTCATGCGCCTGGCCGACGGCCAAACTCTCCCCGGCGTCGAAGGCGCGGGCAGCGCGACGGCCAAGGCCGACGCTTACTTCGCGCTTTACGGCAGCGTCTTTGGCATCACCAACGCCGGCGCCGAACTCAGCCTGACCCAACAACAAACCGATGTTTACGGCTTTGCGCACCTGACGTTCGACCAGGTGTACCAGGGCGTGCCGGTCTTCGCCGGCCGTTTGCACGTCCACTTCGACGGCAGCGGACGCCTGAGCACCGTCAACGGTTACTTCATTCCAGCCATCAACGTCAGCGCGACGCCAACGTTGACCGCTGACCGGGCCGGCAACATCGCTGTGACCACGGTGGGCGCGGCCGATGTCACCGCGGCCAACCAAACCCTGCGCATCTTCCGCACCGGCATGGCCGAGGGCGTGGTTGGCGTCAGCCACCTGGTCTACGAGGTGGAAGTCAGCAACGGCCGCGACGTGCGCGAGTTCGTCTATGTGGATGCCCACACCGGCAAGATCGTGGATCGCATCTCAGCCATCCATGAGTCGCTCAGTCGCAACGTCTATGACGGCGGCTACACGCCCGGTCAGCTTGTCTGGCAGGAAGGCGACCCGTATCCCTATGTCGGCCCCAACGCGGCGGACATCAACAACCTGATTGACGGCACCGGCGAGTCCTACAACCTTTTCTGGAACGCCTTTGGCCGCGATTCCTACGACGCGCTGGGCCATGTCATGGAAACGGTCAACGACGACCCTGGCATCAGCTGTCCCAACGCCAACTGGAACGGCACCACCACCAACTACTGCACTGGCGTGACCGGCGACGACACGGTGGCGCACGAGTGGGGCCATGCCTACACCGAATACACGCACAACCTGATCTACATGTGGCAGCCCGGCGCGCTGAACGAGTCCTACTCCGATATTTGGGGCGAAGTGGTTGACCTGATCAACGGCCGCGGCACCGATACGCCTGGCGGCCCGCGCTCGGCCGACGCCTGTTCCCTCTACTCCACACCGCCGCCCATGTTGACGGTCAACTCTCCGGCGGGCATTGCTGGCGACTATCCGGCCGGTTCGGCCGCGTTTGGCCCACCGCTGACCATCGCCGGCCTCACCGGCAACGTGGTTCTGGTGGATGACGGCGTGGGCGGCGGCATTCCGCCGGCGTCCGCCTCCACCGACGGCTGCGAACCGCTCATCAACGGCGCGGCCGTGGCCGGCAACATCGCGTTGATTGATCGCGGCTTCTGCGCCTTCACCATCAAGGTCAAGAACGCACAGGACGCCGGCGCCATCGGCGCGATCATTGCCAACCACATCACGGGCGGCGATGCGCCCTTTGGCATGGCCGGCTCCGATCCCACCATCGTCATCCCCTCGCTTTCCATCGGCTACAGCAACGGTAACCTGATCAAGGCGCAGTTGGGCACAGGCGTCAATGTCACCCTGCACCTGGGCAGCGGCGCCGCGCCGGATGACTCCTATCGTTGGCTCTCCGGCGAGGATGATCCTGCCTTCGGCGAATCCATCCGCGACATGTGGAGCCCGAACTGCTACTCGGACCCCGGCCGCGTAACCGACGCCTACTACCAGTGCGGCAGCACCGACGGCGGCGGCGTGCATACCAACTCTGGCGTGCCCAACCACACCTTCGCGTTGATCGTGGACGGCGGCACTTACAACGGCCAGACCGTGATGGGCATCGGCCTGACCAAGGCTGCGCACATCTACTGGCGCGCCCAGGCCTTCTATCAAGGCCCCGCCAGTGACTTCGCCGACCATGCCGACTCGATCCTGGCGGCCTGCAACGACCTGCGCGGCATTGACCTGCCCGATCTGACCACTGGTCTGCCTTCGGGTCAGATTCTCACCGCAGGCAACTGCCACCAGGTAGACTTCGCCAGCCTGGCGACCGAGCTGAGCACCCCGCCAACGCAGTGCAACTTCCAGCCTCTGCTCAACCCCAACGCGCCGGCCCTGTGCAGCGCCGGTCAGGTGGTGAGCGACATCTTCATGGAGGACTTCGAGGCGGGCCTGGGCAGTTGGACCCTGACCAACCAGGGCGTCTTCAGCGGTTGGCAGCCGCACGACTGGGAGGCCGACAACACGCTGCCCGGCGGGCGAGCCGGCGCCGGCGCCTTCGGTGTTGATCCGCTGAACGGCAACTGCGACGGCGGCAACGGCGACGTTTCCGGCGTGATCCGCATGGAAAGCCCGGCGTTCATCATTCCGCCTGGCGCCCTGCCCGAGATCGCGTTCGATCACTACATCGCGTCTGAGCTCAGTTGGGATGGCGGCAACGCGGAGGCCAGCGTCAACGGCGGCGCCTATGCGCTGATCCCCGCGTCGGCCTTCACCTTCAATGCGTACAACATGACGCTGACCGCTGCTTCGGGTGGCAACACCAACCCGTTGGCCGGACAGGAAGCCTTCTCCGGCACGGACGGCGGCGCGGTGAGCGGCAGTTGGGGTCAGTCGCAGATTGACCTGGGCTACCTGAACCTGGCGCCCGGCGATTCGGTGCGCCTGCGCTTCGACTTCGGCAACGACGGCTGCGCGGGTGTGGACGGCTGGTACGTGGACGACTTGCGCGTCTTCACCTGCACCAACCCCACCGCGGTCTCCCTGAGTGAACTGAACACGCCCACGCGACCGGCGACCTGGCCGTGGGTGCTGGTCGTTGGCGTCATGGCCGCCGCGGCCGGCGCCTTCGCCCTGCGCCGCCGCGCGTCGCGTTCTCAAATGTAA
- a CDS encoding tyrosine--tRNA ligase, translating into MKTNLSIDEQVAILMRGADFGDAQTFANMEKELRVRLLESQQTKRPLKVYLGVDPSAPDIHLGHTVPMRKLRQFQELGHECTFLIGNFTSLIGDPSDKEGARKQLTPEQVAANAATYTAQAFKVLDSEKTSIRFNAEWLAPLSFADVIRLAANFTVQQFLARDNFAKRFANGDAIWLHEFFYALMQGYDALALQTDVQVGGTDQLFNLMAGRKLAEGANQRPQVAITLPILVGTDGHLRMSKSTGNAIGISEPPAQMYGKVMSIPDHAMSNFMNLVTRWTPAQIKRLEDDLATGAAHPRDVKMKLAFEIVEIFHGADAAQEAEAHFRTVFQERELPADMPEFVMSGPLALLDLLQAAGLTASRGEGRRLLAQGGIKLDGQRLEQIETVIDLGAAGSRILQVGRRHFVRLVG; encoded by the coding sequence ATGAAAACGAATCTTAGTATTGATGAACAAGTCGCGATTCTGATGCGTGGGGCCGATTTTGGCGACGCGCAAACGTTTGCCAACATGGAAAAGGAACTGCGCGTGCGCCTGCTGGAATCGCAGCAGACGAAGCGACCGCTCAAGGTCTACCTGGGTGTGGACCCGTCCGCGCCCGATATTCACCTGGGGCACACGGTCCCCATGCGCAAGCTGCGCCAGTTCCAGGAGCTGGGCCATGAGTGTACCTTTCTCATCGGTAACTTCACCAGCCTGATCGGGGATCCGTCCGACAAAGAAGGAGCGCGCAAACAACTCACGCCTGAACAGGTAGCCGCCAACGCCGCCACCTACACCGCCCAGGCCTTCAAGGTTCTGGATTCGGAGAAAACCAGCATCCGCTTCAACGCCGAATGGCTGGCGCCGCTGAGTTTTGCCGATGTCATTCGCCTGGCCGCAAACTTCACCGTGCAGCAGTTCCTGGCGCGTGACAATTTCGCCAAACGCTTTGCCAACGGCGACGCCATCTGGCTGCACGAGTTCTTCTACGCGCTGATGCAGGGCTATGACGCGCTGGCGCTGCAGACCGATGTGCAGGTCGGCGGTACGGACCAGCTCTTCAACCTGATGGCCGGCCGCAAACTGGCCGAAGGGGCCAACCAGCGCCCCCAGGTTGCCATCACCCTGCCGATCTTAGTGGGCACCGATGGGCATCTGCGCATGAGCAAGTCCACCGGCAACGCCATTGGCATCAGCGAGCCGCCGGCGCAGATGTACGGCAAGGTGATGTCCATTCCTGACCACGCCATGAGCAACTTCATGAACCTGGTCACGCGCTGGACGCCGGCGCAGATCAAGCGGCTCGAAGATGACCTGGCGACCGGCGCGGCCCATCCGCGCGACGTCAAGATGAAGCTGGCCTTCGAGATTGTCGAAATTTTTCACGGCGCGGACGCCGCTCAGGAAGCCGAAGCCCATTTCCGCACCGTCTTCCAGGAACGCGAGCTGCCGGCCGACATGCCGGAGTTTGTCATGAGCGGGCCGCTGGCCCTGCTCGACCTCCTGCAGGCCGCCGGGCTGACGGCCAGCCGCGGCGAAGGGCGCCGCCTCCTGGCGCAGGGCGGCATCAAACTGGACGGACAGCGCCTGGAGCAGATCGAAACCGTGATTGACCTGGGCGCCGCTGGCAGCCGCATCCTACAGGTCGGCCGCCGTCATTTTGTCAGGCTGGTCGGCTAA
- a CDS encoding alpha/beta fold hydrolase, whose product MSEQLISFQNQGQTLFGMIHIPPGAGPFPAVLIFHGFTADRNEHHFLLVKAARALMAAGFVVLRFDFRGSGESEGDFSQVTIEGEISDGLAARAWLRGHPAVDPDLVGVCGISVGGAVAACLAGRTQDVPSLVLWAPVGDPARVFSQAGSGSGSGFAPVPVEGGMDIGGLIVGQGMIADVLRLRPTAEVVGHPGAVLVIQGTADQTVPPYNGEMYREALGERCTLVWIEGADHTFSRTWWEQEVIRLTVAHFRGQLAPAA is encoded by the coding sequence ATGTCAGAACAACTCATTTCTTTCCAAAATCAGGGACAGACGCTGTTTGGGATGATTCACATTCCGCCCGGCGCCGGTCCCTTTCCGGCCGTGCTGATCTTTCATGGCTTCACGGCCGATCGCAACGAGCATCATTTTCTCCTGGTCAAGGCGGCGCGGGCGTTGATGGCGGCGGGCTTTGTGGTTTTGCGCTTCGATTTCCGCGGCTCCGGCGAGAGCGAGGGCGATTTCAGCCAGGTGACCATCGAAGGGGAGATCAGCGACGGCTTGGCCGCCCGCGCCTGGCTGCGCGGTCATCCCGCGGTTGATCCAGATCTCGTCGGTGTCTGCGGCATCAGCGTGGGCGGCGCGGTGGCCGCGTGCCTGGCCGGCCGCACGCAAGACGTGCCGTCGTTGGTGTTATGGGCGCCGGTGGGCGATCCCGCGCGGGTTTTCAGCCAGGCCGGCAGCGGCAGCGGCAGCGGCTTTGCGCCGGTACCCGTGGAGGGAGGCATGGACATCGGCGGGCTGATTGTGGGGCAGGGCATGATTGCCGATGTGCTACGCCTGCGACCGACCGCAGAGGTGGTCGGTCATCCCGGCGCCGTTTTGGTCATCCAGGGCACGGCCGATCAGACCGTGCCGCCGTACAATGGCGAGATGTACCGGGAGGCGCTGGGCGAGCGCTGCACCCTGGTGTGGATCGAAGGCGCCGATCACACCTTTTCCCGGACCTGGTGGGAGCAGGAGGTGATTCGCCTCACCGTGGCGCATTTCCGCGGCCAATTGGCGCCGGCTGCATGA